Part of the Rhizobiales bacterium NRL2 genome is shown below.
CAGCAGAATATGAGCTGCTTCGTGGAAGAAGCTGAACCACAGGTGATCGTCTGACTTGTGACGAGCGCTCAGTTGGATCACGGCCTTTCTTGGAGATTGCCACCATGCCGCACCGCTCAGGGCCGTTTTCGGCAATGGCTTGACCAATACCAGCGCGACACCTGACTGATTGCAAAGCTGGCGCGAGCGGGGCAGTGCCTGTTCGATCGACGAACGAGTTAATTCGCGGATTCCCTTCAGCGCCTTTTTGAACCGGTTCTCACTGTAGTCGGCGCACTCCTGCCCTTCAGCTTCAATCTCCCCAAGACGGAGCCACGTTGCCAAGGCCGTCTCGTCGCTCTTAAAACTCGGCGAATGGCGATAGGCGACGTTCGCCAATCCATATTTGAGATTCCAAGCGTCGACCGATCCAACTCGGAAAAACGCTAGGAGCTCTGAGACCGCATCTGCATCGGTTTTGGGCCGACGAATAGCGCCGCGTTTCGCTAGCTCCTTGACCGGAAATCCCTTCACCCATGCACTGGAGCCCTCGGAGTCTGCCGCTTCACTCTCCCGCGCCCGGTGGAGTTGGTAATCGGCCTCGATACCAAGCCAGATGCTCGCATCCACCCCGAGTACCTTCTCAAACTGGAGAGCTGTTTCCGGCTCAAGGGATGCCTTCCCCGCGATGATCTCACTGATCAGTTTGGGAGAGCGGCCGCATCGCCGAGCGAACTCAGCGTGCGAGATGCCTTGCACCTCCAGGCGTTCCTCCAGGACCCACCCCGGCGGTACAGCATAGTCCGGCCGAAACTGATTGATTGCTGTCGCCATGTCTCTCTCCTCCTTCAGTGATAGTCGATCACGTTGGTGATCGTGATCGCGGTCACCTGTTCCACATCGATCCCTCCATCCTCCTTGCGGGGGACCGGATCATGATTGGCCTCGAAAACGAGCCTGTGCGGGTGCACGAGATCGACGGCAAACTGCTCGTCCCGATCTCCTCGCAGCTGATGCCGCCGGTCGGGCGGCGTCGTAGGCACCAGGGCTAAGGCGCGAGCCGCCTTCAGGACGGCAAGGCGATTCATGATGGTCCTGGCCATCCGAGCACCATACGCCTTCTGGAGCCCGTCAGCTGAGTTGAAGGTCTTCTCGAGCTTTCGGGTCCGGAAGGCGATGTCCAACGGATCGTCTCTTTTTCGTTACGTATTACGTAATGTTTTATCCCGTCACATCAAGGGGTGCAAGCTCAATCTGAGCGTAAGCGTCCGGTGAGACGGCTCAGACGTATCTGCCGCTGGCCAAGGAAGTCGACGAGTTCGACTTCGAGGACGCCCCGGTCAACGAGACGCTGGTGCGCGACCTCGCCGGCGGCGCGTTCCTCGAGCATCAGCGCAACGTCTTGCTGATCGGCGGCACCGGAACCGGCAAGTCGCACCTGGCCGTCGGCATCGCGCGCGCCTGCATCCGGAGTGGCAAAGGGGCCGCTTCTTCAACGTGGTTGACCTCGTGAACAAGCTTGATGCCGAGGCGCGCGATGACCGCCAGGGCCGCACGGCCGATCTGCTCTGTTGCCTCGACTTTGTGATCCTCGACGAGCTCGGCTATCTGCCCTTCGCCCAGACCGGCGGGCAGCTCCTCTTCCATCTGATCAGCCGTCTCTATGAACGCACCTCCATCATCGTCACCACCAACCTCGACTTCGGTGAATGGCCCAGCGTCTTCGGCGATGTGAAGATGACGACGGCGCTCCTCGACCGGCTCACTCACCACTGCGACATCGTCGAGACCGGCAACGGGAGCTGGCGCTTCAAGACCCGCGCGTAAGGCCCGGCATCCTGCTGGCCCGGTCCGGCTGCGCGACCTGGAAGCTACGCCGGATCGGGCCAGCCATCCGTTCACCGAAGGGGGTCAATGTTCGGGTCTGGCGCAAAGTTCGTGCAGGTGAGCGGGATTCCCGACCTTTGAAGCGCCGTATACGGTAGAGTAAAGGGAGGACTCTACCAGATGTTGCATAAATCCAGCTTGTTGAAGCTGATCCCGCGGGGCTTGGTGGCGAACCGGTGGGCGGTCGACGGTGACGAGCTGATCGTGAATGCCGTCGGTGCCGGAGGTGACGCCGCATGTCCTGACTGCGGGGTTGCCAGCGATCATCTTCACAGCCGCTACCAACGCACGTTCCAGGACCTGCCGGCCCATGGTCGTCGCATGGTGATCCGGGTCACGGCGCGCCGGTTTCGATGTCGTGAAGCCGAGTGTCCACGGAAAACCTTCTCTGAACCGTTCACCGGGGTGACCGCCGGCCGGTATGCCCGCCGAACCGCACGATCCGAAACGCTCGTCCATCAGATCGCCCTGGCGATGGGCGGACGTCCGGGCGAACGCCTGACCACGCGGCTCTGCGTCGATGCGAGCCGCGACACCTTGCTCCGTCTCATCCGGCGTCGCGCGCAGGATACCGATCGGCGCGCCGAGGTGACCGCGGTCGGGATCGATGACTGGGCGTGGCGCAAGGGTGCGACTTACGGCACGATCCTGTACAACCTCGAAGGCCGACGGGTGCTTGGCCTACTCGCTGACCGAGATGCCACGAGCGTCGAAGCGTGGCTGAGCGCGCATACGGGGATCGCCGTGATCGCCCGCGACCGCGGCGGGACCTACGCCCGTGCAGCGACGAAGTGCCGGACGCGGTTCAGGTCGCCGACCGCTGGCATCTGATGGCGAACGCCAGCGCCGCGTTCCTGGAGGCGGTGCGCCGGTCCATGAAGCCGCTGCGCGAGGCGCTCGGCGTCGGTACCGTTGATCCCGAGCTGTTGACCAGCGTGGAACACCGACAGCTGGACGGGGCCAAACGGCGCGATGCGGAGAACGCCACGGTGCTCACCCTCGCGGAAGCGGGCATATCGTTGAAGGAGATCCGCCGGCGCACCGGCCTCAGCCGCGGGACCGTCCGGCGTATCGTGCGCGGCGAACGCGAGGACGTGTTCCGGCCGCGCCGGAGCACGCTGGCGCCCTACGAGCAAATGCTCGACAAACTCTGGAACGAGGGCTTCCGCAACGGGGCCGAATTGCACCGCCAGGTCCGTGCGGCCGGGTTCAGGGGCAGCCTCCGGGTCGTCACGGAGTGGACGACACGCAGACGGCAGGATCTGAAAGC
Proteins encoded:
- a CDS encoding addiction module antidote protein, HigA family, whose protein sequence is MATAINQFRPDYAVPPGWVLEERLEVQGISHAEFARRCGRSPKLISEIIAGKASLEPETALQFEKVLGVDASIWLGIEADYQLHRARESEAADSEGSSAWVKGFPVKELAKRGAIRRPKTDADAVSELLAFFRVGSVDAWNLKYGLANVAYRHSPSFKSDETALATWLRLGEIEAEGQECADYSENRFKKALKGIRELTRSSIEQALPRSRQLCNQSGVALVLVKPLPKTALSGAAWWQSPRKAVIQLSARHKSDDHLWFSFFHEAAHILLHSKKNVFVDEVNGGDAELEAEANAWAADTLVPRAAWERFVQSSPRREIAVRTFAEEQGISPGIVVGMLQHQGVLPWTHLNRLKVRLTWKDEA